The sequence GGCGATGCAGACGGCGACGGAGGGCATCGCGATTCTCGACGCGGCGGGCCGATACGTCTCGCTCAACGAGGCCTACGCGGACATCTGTGGTATCGCCCCCGATGACTTGGTCGGCGAGTGTTGGGACCGCACGCTCACGGACGCCGAAGCCGAGCGACTTCGGGCCGAGGCGTTCCCGAAACTGGCGGCGCAGTCGCCGTGGAGCGGGGAGGCGACCGGGCGCCGCCCCGACGGGAGCACGTACCTGAAGCAGCTCTCGCTCGCACCCCTCGAAGACGGCGGTCACGTCTGTATCGTCCGCGACATCACCGAGCAGCGAAAGCGAGAACGGGAGCGTCGTCGCTACGAGCACATGCTGAACGCGATGACCGAGTGTGTCGGCATCTACGACCACGAGGGGCGGTTCGTGGCGGCCAACGAGTCTCTCGCGTCCTTCTACGACTTGGACCCCCAGACGCTCGAGGGTCGGCACAGCGCGCTCATCCAGCGGCTTCGTGATTCCGCCGAAGACGACCCGTATCGAGAGTTGCTCGCCGGCGAGCGTGACGAACTCTGCGGCGAGTTCGAGGACGACTTCCCGAACCACGGACACGCGCTGGTCGAATATCGGTTCACGCCCTTGACCATCGACGGCGACATCGAAGGGGCCGTCGGCGTCGCCCGCACCGTTACCGACCGCGAACGACGCGAGTGGCAGTTCCGCCGCTACGAGCGCATCGTCGAGGTGTCAGGCGACCCGGTCTACACGCTCGACACCGACGGCAACTTCACCTTCGTCAACGACCGGTTCGTCGAGCTGACCGGCTACGACCGGGACGCGATTCTCGGCGAACACGTCTCGCTCCTGATGGACGACGAGGACATCGAGACGGGGCGACGGCTGATTACGTCTCTCCTCACCGGCGACGACGACCGGGACACCTTCGAGATGGACGTCACCACCGCGTCGGGGAGCGTCTGTACCTGTGAAGCCAACGTCGCACTCGTCGTCACCGACGGAGAGTTTCGGGGCACCGTGGGCGTCCTGCGCGACATCACCGAGCGCAAACGGCGCGCGGCGGAGCTCCGACGGAAGAACGACCGCTTGGAGCGGTTCACCGACATCGTCAGCCACGACCTTCGCAACCCACTCAACGTCGCGCAGGGCCGTCTCGAACTGGCGCGCGAGACGGTCGACGACCCCGACCACCTCGACACCGCCGCCGCGTCGCTCGACCGCTGTCAGCGACTCATCGACGACCTCCTCTCACTCGCCCGAGACGGGAAGTACATCGACGACACCGAACCGGTCTCGCTCGCCGCCGCCGCCCGAGAGAGCTGGCGACACGTCGAAACCGGCGACGCGACACTCGCCGTCGACACCGAGGCGACGGTCCGCGCTGACCGAAGCCGCCTCCACCAACTCCTCGAGAATCTCGTTCGCAACGCCGTCGACCACGGCCCGACGGGAGGTGACCGAGCGGCGACTCTCACCATCACCGTCGGCGACTGCCCCGACGGGTTCTACGTCGCCGACGACGGCCCGGGCATTCCCCCGGACGAACGCGCTCACGTGTTCGATTCGGGCTACTCCACCAGCGCAGACGGGACGGGGTTCGGCCTCAGCATCGTCCGCGCCATCGCGGAGGCCCACGAGTGGTCCGTCGCCGCCACCGAGAGCGACGACGGCGGCGCCCGCATCGAGGTGACGGGTGTCGAGTCCGCGTAGAGCGGGCTGGATGAGTTGTCGGCGAAGGGACTAGTCCACACAGACCAGTTTACTTTTCAACATAGTGTACGAGTTCGTAGCATGTCCAAAATCGCCGACGCGATACAGAGTTTCGAGGGGCATACCCCTCGCGCTATCGCGGACCTCAGAAGCACGACCTGGGAGCTCGAGTTCGTCCGTGACGACGTGAAGGGGCGCTACTCGGACGATGACCTCGA is a genomic window of Haloplanus vescus containing:
- a CDS encoding PAS domain S-box protein, which gives rise to MATTDTLERLDEIVLLHVDDDASFAQLASTFLERQDDRFRVETATSVDEGLARLDDCDVDCIVSDYDMPGQTGIDFLETVRDRDADLPFILYTGKGSETVASDAFSAGATDYLQKASGTEQYTLLANKVTNYVEKYRAEREVHRRSRAMQTATEGIAILDAAGRYVSLNEAYADICGIAPDDLVGECWDRTLTDAEAERLRAEAFPKLAAQSPWSGEATGRRPDGSTYLKQLSLAPLEDGGHVCIVRDITEQRKRERERRRYEHMLNAMTECVGIYDHEGRFVAANESLASFYDLDPQTLEGRHSALIQRLRDSAEDDPYRELLAGERDELCGEFEDDFPNHGHALVEYRFTPLTIDGDIEGAVGVARTVTDRERREWQFRRYERIVEVSGDPVYTLDTDGNFTFVNDRFVELTGYDRDAILGEHVSLLMDDEDIETGRRLITSLLTGDDDRDTFEMDVTTASGSVCTCEANVALVVTDGEFRGTVGVLRDITERKRRAAELRRKNDRLERFTDIVSHDLRNPLNVAQGRLELARETVDDPDHLDTAAASLDRCQRLIDDLLSLARDGKYIDDTEPVSLAAAARESWRHVETGDATLAVDTEATVRADRSRLHQLLENLVRNAVDHGPTGGDRAATLTITVGDCPDGFYVADDGPGIPPDERAHVFDSGYSTSADGTGFGLSIVRAIAEAHEWSVAATESDDGGARIEVTGVESA